ctcaacattcacaaatatacatttctgacattcaaaaacaaaacaaaaacaaatcagtgaccaatatagccacctttctttgcaaggacactcaaaagcctgccatccatgaattctgtcagtgttttgatctgttcaccatcaacattgcgtgcagcagcaaccacagcctcccagacactgtttagagaggtgtactgttttccctccttgtaaatctcacatttgatgatggaccacaggttctcaatggggttcagatcaggtgaacaaggaggccatgtcattagattttcttcttttataccctttcttgccagccacgctgtggacgcgtgtgatggagctttgtcctgcatgaaaatcatgtttttcttgaaggatgcagacttcttcctgtaccactgcttgaagaaggtgtcttccagaaactggcagtaggactgggagttgagcttgactccatcctcaacccgaaaaggccccacaagctcatctttgatgataccagcccaaaccagtactccacctccaccttgctggtgtctgagtcggactggagctctctgccctttaccaatccagccacgggcccatccatctggcccatcaagactcactctcatttcatcagtccataaaaccttagaaaaatcagtcttgagatatttcttggcccagtcttgacgtttcagcttgtgtgtcttgttcagtggtggtcgtctttcagcctttcttaccttggccatgtctctgagtattgcacaccttgtgcttttgggcactccagtgatgttgcagctctgaaatatggccaaactggtggcaagtggcatcttggcagctgcacgcttgacttttctcagttcatgggcagttattttgcgccttggtttttccacacgcttcttgcgaccctgttgactattttgaatgaaacgcttgattgttcgatgatcacgcttcagaagctttgcaattttaagagtgctgcatccctctgcaagatatctcactatttttgacttttctgagcctgtcaagtccttcttttgacccattttgccaaaggaaaggaagttgcctaataattatgcacacctgatatagggtgttgatgtcattagaccacaccccttctcattacagagatgcacatcacctaatatgcttaattggtagtaggctttcgagcctatacagcttggagtaagacaacatgcataaagaggatgatgtggtcaaaatactcatttgcctaataattctgcactccctgtagtaaacaaaaatataaaagtattaaattaaaaatcaaaaaaataaaagtaaataaataagtaaataaaaatatttatttacatgagtaagggctcatgcacacaaacgtatattctttctgtgtccgttccgttttttttgcggaccgtatacggaaccattcattttaatgggtacttcgtgtgcattcagtttctgtatttccgttccgcaaaaaaatagaacatgtcctattattgtccgcattatggacaaggatagtattgttctattagtggccagctgttccgttccgtcatccatattttttggaagtcatccatattttttgaggatcaatttttcgtggaccgcaaaatacatacggtcgtgtgaacaagccctaactctGAAAGGAAATAGAGATATTTGAAACTGGAATAACACattcaggataaaaaaaaaacgcattgaaaacgcataTGCGCTTTTTCTTGTTGCTTGTATTTATATAATCAAattaaatttgggaatttttataTTACTTGTTTTCtcaagcatttattttttttttattattttttatatctaaAGAGTCCCCTAGAAAACCATCGATATGATAACTCCCTGttaaccactgatgaagaagtatgtaactccgaaacgcgtttggtgaactTTTATAACCTTACAGTGAATCGTTCAGCGGCATAAAATAAAGAAATCCATTAGCACACCTAATATTGCCGATTGAGGAGAAGTTGCACCTGGATCCATTCTAATTCCATTATGTGGAAGTGATACCTCTAcagtagtggccatgactttacagctttttttcaggtggatgccgtcagatttttaaccacttcccgcaactgtaacgccgaaaggcgtcattgcggcggctcccccaggctacgctaacgccaataggcgtcatctcgcgtgagccgagatttcctgtgaacgcgcgcacacaggcgcgcgcgctcacaggatcggaaggtaagagagttcatctccagcctgccagcggcgatctttcgctggcaggctggagatgtgttttttttaacccctaacaggtatattagacgctgttttgataacagagtctaatatacctgctacctggtcctctggtggtcccctttgtttggatcgaccaccagaggacacaggtagctcagtaaagtagcaccaagcaccactacactacactacacccccccccccgtcacttattaaccccttattagcccctgatcacccctgatcaccccatatagactccctgatcaccccctgtcattgatcacccccctgtcattgatcacccccctgtaaagctccattcagacgtccgcatgatttttacggatccactgatagatggatcggatccgcaaaacgcatccggacgtctgaatgaagccttacaggggcgtgatcaatgactgtggtgatcaccccatatagactccctgatcacccccctgtcattgattacccccctgtcattgatcacccccctgtaaagctccattcagacgtccgcatgatttttacggatccactgatagatggatcgaatccgcaaaacgcatccggacgtctgaatgaagccttacaggggcatgatcaatgactgtggtgatcaccccatatagactccctgatcacccccctgtaaagctccattcagatgtccgcatgatttttacggatgcactgatagatggatcggatccgcaaaacgcatccggacgtctgaatgaagccttacaggggcatgatcaatgattgtggtgatcaccccatatagactccctgatcacccccctgtcattgattacacccctgtcattgatcacccccctgtaaagctccattcagatgtccgcatgatttttacggatgcactgatagatggatcggatccgcaaaacgcatacggacgtctgaatgaagccttacaggggcatgatcaatgactgtggtgatcacccccctgtcattgattacccccctgtaaagctccattcagacgtccgcatgatttttacggatgcactgatagatggatcggatccgcaaaacgcatccggacgtctgaatgaggccttacaggggcatgatcaatgactgtggtgatcacccccctgtcattgattacccccctgtaaagctccattcagatgtccgcatgatttttacggatgcactgatagatggatcggatccgcaaaacgcatccggacgtctgaatgaagccttacaggggcgtgatcaatgactgtggttatcaccccatatagactccctgatcacccccctgtcattgattacacccctgtcattgatcacccccctgtaaagctccattcagatgtccgcatgatttttacggatccactgatagatggatcggatccgcaaaacgcatccggacgtctgaatgaagccttacaggggcgtgatcaatgactgtggtgatcaccccatatagactccctgatcacccccctgtcattgattacccccctgtcattgatcaccccccctgtcattgatcacccccctgtaaagctccattcagacgtccgcatgatttttacggatccactgatagatggatcggatccgcaaaacgcatccggacgtctgaatgaagccttacaggggcatgatcaatgactgtggtgatcaccccatatagactccctgatcacccccctgtcattgattacccccctgtaaagctccattcagatgtccgcatgatttttacggatgcactgatagatggatcggatccgcaaaacgcatacggacgtctgaatgaagccttacacgggcgtgatcaatgactgtggttatcaccccatatagactccctgatcacccccctgtcattgatcaccccccctgtcattgatcaccccccctgtcattgatcaccccccctgtcattgatcaccccccctgtcattgatcaccccccctgtcattgatcacccccctgtaaggctccattcagacatttttttggcccaagttagcggaattattattttttttttcttacaaagtctcatattccactaacttgtgtcaaaaaataaaatctcacatgaactcaccatacccctcacggaaaccaaatgcgtaaaattttttagacatttatattccagacttcttctcacgctttagggcccctagaatgccagggcagtataaataccccacatgtgaccccatttcggaaagaagacacccccaggtattccgtgaggggcatattgagtccatgaaagattgaaatttttgtcccaagttagcggaacgggagactttgtgagaaaaaaattaaaaatatcaatttccgctaacttgtgccaaaaaaaaaaaatttctatgaacttgccatgcccctcattgaataccttggggtgtcttctttccaaaatggagtcacatgtggggtatttatactgccctggcattctaggggccccaaagcgtgagaagaagtctggtatccaaatgtctaaaaatgccctcctaaaaggaatttgggcacctttgcgcatctaggctgcaataaagtgtcacacatctagtatcgccgtactcaggagaagttggggaatgtgttttggggtgtcattttacatatacccatgctgggtgagagaaatatcttggtcaaatgccaactttgtataaaaaaattgtaaaagttgtcttttgccaagatatttctctcacccagcaagggtatatgtaaaatgacaccccaaaacacattccccaacttctcctgaatacggcgataccacatgtgtgacacttttttgcagcctaggtgggcaaaggggcccatattccaaagagcacctttaggatttcacaggtcatttacctacttaccacacattagggcccctggaaaatgccagggcagtataactaccccacaagtgaccccattttggaaagaagacaccccaaggtattccgtgaggggcatggcaagttcctagaattttttattttttgtcacaagttagtggaaaatgctgattttttttttttttttttttttttcatacaaagtctcaaattccactaacttgtgacaaaaaataaaaacttccatgaactcactatgcccatcagcgaataccttggggtctcttctttccaaaatggggtcacttgtggggtagttatactgccctggcattctaggggcccaaatgtgtggtaaggagtttgaaatcaaattctgtaaaaaatgacctgtgaaatccgaaaggtgctctttggaatatgggcccctttgcccacctaggctgcaaaaaagtgtcacacatctggtattgccgtactcaggagaaggtggggaatgtgttttggggtgtcattttacatatacccatgctgggtgagagaaatatcttggcaaaagacaacttttcccatttttttatacaaagttggcatttgacaaagatatttatctcacccagcatgggtatatgtaaaatgacaccccaaaacacattcctcaacttctcctgagtacgtagataccagatgtgtgacacttttttgcagcctaggtgggcaaaggggcccatattccaaagagcacctttcggatttcactggtcattttttacagaatttgatttcaaactccttaccacacatttgggcccctagaatgccagggcagtataactaccccacaagtgaccccattttggaaagaagagaccccaaggtatttcgtgatgggcatagtgagttcatagaagtttttattttttgtcacaagttagtggaatatgagactttgtaggaaaaaaaataaaataaaaaaaatcatcattttccgctaacttgtgacaaaaaataaaaagttctatgaactcactatgcccatcagcgaataccttagggtgtgtactttccgaaatggggtcatttgtggggtgtttgtactgtctggccattgtagaacctcaggaaacatgacaggtgctcagaaagtcagagctgcttcaaaaagcggaaattcacatttttgtaccatagtttgtaaacgctataacttttacccaaaccattttttttttacccaaacattttttttttatcaaagacatgtagaactataaatttagagcaaaatttctatatggatctcgttttttttgcaaaattttacaactgaaagtgaaaaatgtcatttttttgcaaaaaaatcgttaaatttcgattaataacaaaaaaagtaaaaatgtcagcagcaatgaaataccaccaaatgaaagctctattagtgagaagaaaaggaggtaaaattcatttgggtggtaagttgcatgaccgagcaataaacggtgaaagtagtgtagtgccgatttgtaaaaaagggcctggtctttaggggagtataaacctgtggtccttaagtggttaaaatggaTTGATTTAGAAATTAACTATTTACACCATtttctattaaatgaaatgaaattgtgtgaaagtacagtgactcctgAAGGTTCGTAAAGAAACGTCTATGGTGGCATTAACATCAGAAGGTGTTTGTTACTCCGAAAATGTTGTTataatttaaaaatttaaaaatttttaatacTGTTTTATACAATTTGCTTACAAATGAAACAAATCTCATCCACAGTGATACAGTGGTATACTATATATACCGAAAATGATTATTGTAAGCCTCCATTATGTAGTGACACAGCGCCATCTTGTGGACATCCTAGGGTACTACACAGTAAGACTTGAATGTTGCTGGTATGTTCGAAACAAGCCAAGATGGATGGATGGAACGATTGGTGGATGGATAGACAGATCTTTACTGCCAGCATACCTGTACAGCACAAAGGCATTGTACAGGGAAACTTGGGTCAGATGGACACTCCACCTTCTTATTCAATACCTCTGTTATGCGCATGGCGCTGTATGGCTTGATGTCCTGATCTGAAAGGTCCACTCTGCCCATGAATTTGTTTTATTCCTCTATACACACAAGGTTTTATGGCTTGGGTGGTGGTCCCGAATACAGGGACAAGGCTGCTGCCCCATCATGGATTGTGGTTAAGATCAGGTCATCTCTGTATCCCTATGTCTCACGAGCAGCAGAtgttctgctgctgctctctcccttTGTTTGTCCTAGAAATGTTTTGGGGAGGGCTTGAGGGCTTTGAGAAAAGGAACACTATTCTAGAAGTTATCTATATGGGAGTGGTGCCCTTTGTTCAGTAGAGGATGTGCAAGATCCTGTACGATCTTTCCACTAACGCCTAGGAATGGACATGCACAGCTGGGGGCTTAGGGTGATATCTGGGTGGGTGACTAGAGGGGAGGAATGACCACTGGGCAATCAAGGTGATGGCATCAGGTGATGGCGTACTGGGTCTATCATCCCTGTTCACAAGTCACAGATCCCAATGGTGCTTAGAGTGAGATTTCGGTGTCTGCCCAGTGGCGTGAGGGATCAGATCAAGAttgttttttcacattttcttcACACAAGGCCTTTTCACTGGCGCTCTCCTACTCTGAAAAGCTCTCTCACAGAAATGAGCTTGTGAGATTCGGCGATGCTGGCAAATCTAGTGCTCAATGTTATGATAGTCAGCCAAGCTTGGTTTAGCTCTGGCACATTTTGGGCCTAGTTGTTGATCCTGGTTGTTCTTATGTAATTATTTAAgttccacaaagtgacttcagaactagaTTGGTCTATAAAAAATTGATTAGGGAAATTTTCATGAAAATGtcaaaaattgctttttaattctaaaccttctaacatcctaaaaaataaaaaaccattaccaaaattatgccaacataaagtagacatatggtgaatgttaattaacaACTGTTTTATCTttcttaaaagcaaagaaattcaaatttataaataaaaaaagggaaaggtttaccattaacatgacatACAATGTGTcaggaaaaaacaatctcaaaatggcttggataaataaaagcattccaaggttattaccacataaagtgacacatgtcagctttgcaaaattaggcttggtcaggaagggggtaaatagcCTGCTCCGGAAGTGATTGAATTTCAACTGTGTGGCAATGCACCCATACACAGATTTCAGCCTAGTATTTCACATTATCACTCAGAGAGATATTTTCCTCCACTACCCTGCATATTGTAAGACACATATATGCTGTTTTCCCAAATTTCAatcctaaaaaatgtaatttgaacTGTGTGAAGATGAAACAACATGGATTTTTACCTACTATGTTACATTATCACTCACGGATGCTCTCCTCTTCTACCCTTCGTATTGTAAGATGCACTTATGCTATTTTcctaagtaaagaaaaagaatAACTATGTGTActttgtgtccccccccccccccccgaaacaaaaaaacgtatttctgttaatatggggcaaaaaatataaaaaaaagtccttGCAGTTATCTGCTGTTGATGTTCTTCAGCACACAGCTGCTTCTGTGTTACAAGGCAGTAAATGCAGCTAGAACATACTGCCAGGCACacccagcctcagctcctcacttctcactccctggctgacagctttccctgcctTTTCCGATTCTACCTAGTTCTTCTTCTTTctaattctagcctttcccttcactgtcctTGGCGGTAGAATAGAGGCTTGATTGTGACTGTACACTGTCCCTAAATTAGTTTTTCTATCAGACACTGCAAGACCCATATTGTACTGAATTAGCTTTGTAATTGCAGTCCCTTATAAACTTAGAAATTAGTTAAGGTGGACACATCTGTATTTAACACCCTCAACTTGGTTATAGAAGGGGCAGAGGGCTTCACGCTATTTAAATCACCTGCCAAATCACCTCTATCTTCAATTGCCAAAttaataaaatttttcaaaaaatacaTTTGATTAGAGAACCTATTTAACAAGAATCTGTCTTACGGTGTCTTTGACAACTTTATTTCGGACACTGTAGATGATAGGGTTTAGCATGGGTGTTACAGTTGAGTAGAGGATGGAGGCACACTTGTCTACATCTGGAGAAGAATGGGAACGAGGTCGTAAATACAGAATCATAATGGTCCCATAGTAAAGAGTCACCACAACGATGTGGGAGGCACATGTGGAGAGAGCTTTATACCTTCCAAGAGAAGATCTGATCTTCAAGATAGTGGAAAGAATAAAATAATATGAAATCAAGGTGAATAAAAAGGATAAGCTACCTATGATCCCTGCTGAAATATACATAGCTACCTCATGGAGCCAAGTATCACTGCAGGATATTTGTAAAAATGGGGGTACCTCACAAAAGAAATGGTTGACATGGGAATGACAGAAAGACATCTGGAAGGTGTAGATCACATGTATAATGGAGTTGAAGAAGCTTGTGGTCCATGACATAACAGCTAGACAGTTACACCTCTTCCAGCTCATGATGGAATTGTAGTGCAGCGGTCTACAGATTGCAGCAAATCTATCATAGGCCATGACTGCAAGTATGAGACACTCTGTTGAcccaaaagtcaagtggaagtgcATCTGGACAGCACATTCTAGTAGAGAGATGCTCCTGTCCTTGGTCAATGTGTTCTGTAGGATTTTAGGGACTACAGTGGTAGAGAAGCAAATGTCAATGAAGGAGAGGTTAGTAAGAAAAAAGTACATGGGAGTCTGGAGCTTCAGATTAATCCTCACCACAATTATCAGTAGAAGGTTTGCTAATAATGTTATCAAATACATCACCAAGAAGGTCAGAAAACCAATGACCTTCAAGTATGGAACAGTGGACAAACCGAGGAGAGAAAATCTGCTTGAAGAGGATTGATTGAATAGTTCCATAATACTTAAACCTAAACAAAGAAAAAGAGCTGAGTCTAACAGGGCTCCAAGTGTATAATAAATTGTATTCAAGTACATATACAAGACATGATTAATAAAAATAGAGAGAAAaagacatcagaaataaagtgcggtattcacctgaggtgaTCAAATAGAAGTATAAATATAATCTGGGGGAATAGGATATAAAATATTTACATCTCATAGGTTGTAAATTTACATTAGGTTAACTGTGGTATATAGATACAAATCCAgcatcatatacactcacctaaagaattattaggaacaccatactaatacggtgttggacccccttttgccttcagaactgccttaattcccacgtggcattgattcaacaaggtgctgatagcattctttagaaatgttggcccatattgataggatagcatcttgcagttgatggagatttgagggatgcacatccagggcacgaagctcccgttccaccacatcccaaagatgctctattgggttgagatctggtgactgtgggggccattttagtacagtgaactcattgtcatgttcaagaaactatttttccagtcttcaacagtccaattttggtgagctcgtgcaaattgtagcctctttttcctatttgtagtggagatgagtggtacccggtggggtcttctgctgttgtagcccatctgcctcaaggttgtgcgtgttgtggcttcacaaatgctttgctgcatacctcggttgtaacgagtggttatttcagtcaacgttgctcttctatcagcttgaatcagtcggcccattctcctctgacctctagcatccacaaggcatttttgcccacaggactgccgcatactggatgtttttcccttttcacaccattctttgcaaatcctagaaatggttgtgcgtgaaaatcccagtaactgagcagattgtgaaatactcagaccggcccatctggcatcaacaaccatgccacgctcaaaattgcttaaatcacctttctttcccattctgacattcagtttggagttcaggagatcgtcttgaccaggagcacacccctaaatgca
The sequence above is drawn from the Bufo bufo chromosome 11, aBufBuf1.1, whole genome shotgun sequence genome and encodes:
- the LOC120981529 gene encoding olfactory receptor 5AS1-like, with translation MELFNQSSSSRFSLLGLSTVPYLKVIGFLTFLVMYLITLLANLLLIIVVRINLKLQTPMYFFLTNLSFIDICFSTTVVPKILQNTLTKDRSISLLECAVQMHFHLTFGSTECLILAVMAYDRFAAICRPLHYNSIMSWKRCNCLAVMSWTTSFFNSIIHVIYTFQMSFCHSHVNHFFCEVPPFLQISCSDTWLHEVAMYISAGIIGSLSFLFTLISYYFILSTILKIRSSLGRYKALSTCASHIVVVTLYYGTIMILYLRPRSHSSPDVDKCASILYSTVTPMLNPIIYSVRNKVVKDTVRQILVK